One genomic region from Onychostoma macrolepis isolate SWU-2019 chromosome 23, ASM1243209v1, whole genome shotgun sequence encodes:
- the cntrob gene encoding centrobin isoform X1, with protein MMSVGRAAAAADDDDALLHQSCVPALTRSWPSSPLSALSSSRQVTARLYSSLQHSREQEVKGHAARQVSFALSSPDLTAVRTTAATPPLLSHRLEDLSLDSTSSHDVIGSEVEGVESEGDGEMDLHLQNSLSRSAQLTSGRKHIEEMENVRTHLQSILRNTPTSADRHDFLAPASQHFLDDSHESDTTSHLLSAGLSVSGVEQLFPRYSRLHADPSGAASELQVLRESLDRERERRKVCEQQVASLHSKVLQFQQQLTLAVAADRKKDIMIEQLDKTLVKVVEGWKRHDQERSEEMKHLQEEKETAERTRNTHKQALSRVEKNLSQVEEKLNQEQKHKQELQKTNKHLEQEERELRLHVEELQQEEQKLRRDADRLREQLHKLQTESHDTQTHTQQLQKQLTHATQQLHTHTEQVKQEVAAREEAESRTRQIQEELEQIRRERDALRVDRALEQTRFEAQKSQMEAEFRLSLERQINERLTAIQEENATHNTQLRQQHRKQLLDLSARHERELAAQLDQFRTQLQEKDDKLQHLTHSYQHKLSEMQEELVSMAASKRKLETQREELVSRLQGMMRSHWAEALRLLTNQEQMESFLSPVSQREASKTSSSPPKSDTHASAPQAVVLHLSREKERGMRSEERETRAQRETSSHSEFGLLNCSASFCPLEPVLEHTDMTALSDCSGLWVRPAFSENETMKERNEETREAQMKQILSLNHSQCESNQIRVIQKQSHAPTDARTNHSSSADSGLGRGGASGPWYGNVSEKAPPIRDEAPPSRNEDRQSELQYYVSKLLECSPGDPVDEPIRELKHEPERHMSELRSKLEQKPDQRDKPEACVSSRSVPSRRSVSRRGGSQRVWR; from the exons aTGATGTCAGTGGGtcgagctgctgctgctgctgatgatgatgatgctcttcttcatcagtcGTGTGTTCCCGCTCTGACGCGCTCCTGGCCGTCGTCTCCTCTCTCAGCGCTGTCGTCGTCTCGTCAGGTCACCGCACGTCTCTACAGCTCCTTACAGCACAGCCGAGAGcaggaggtcaaaggtcacgcGGCCAG gCAGGTGTCGTTCGCTCTGTCCTCTCCTGATCTCACTGCTGTCAGGACAACCGCAGCCACGCCCCCTCTCCTCTCTCATAGGCTGGAGGACCTAAGCCTGGACTCCACCTCCTCGCATGATGTGATTGGCTCAGAAGTGGAGGGGGTGGAGTCAGAGGGAGATGGAGAGATGGACCTTCATCTGCAGAACAGCCTGAGCAGATCGGCACAGCTGACG agtggCAGGAAGCACATAGAGGAAATGGAGAATGTGAGGACACACTTACAGTCCATACTGAGAAACACACCGACATCAGCGGACAGACAcg ATTTTCTGGCCCCTGCATCACAGCACTTCCTGGATGATTCACACGAGAGCGACACCACATCACACCTGCTCAG tgctGGGTTGTCTGTGAGCGGCGTGGAGCAGCTGTTCCCGCGGTATTCCCGTCTTCATGCAGACCCCAGCGGCGCTGCGTCAGAGCTGCAGGTGTTGAGAGAGAGTCTGGACCGAGAGCGAGAGCGCCGGAAG gTGTGTGAGCAGCAGGTGGCGTCTCTCCACAGTAAAGTTCTTCAGTTTCAGCAGCAGTTAACACTCGCTGTGGCCGCCGACCGCAAGAAAGACATCATGATTGAACAACTCGAcaag acgcTGGTGAAAGTGGTCGAGGGCTGGAAGAGACACGATCAGGAGCGAAGCGAGGAGATGAAACACCTGCAGGAGGAGAAGGAGACGGCAGAGAGAACACGCAACACACATAAACag gCTCTGTCTCGTGTCGAGAAGAATCTCTCTCAGGTAGAAGAAAAACTAAACCAGGAGCAGAAACACAAGCAGGAGCTGCAGAAGACCAACAAACACCTg GAGCAGGAGGAGCGTGAGCTGCGTCTGCATGTGGAGgagctccagcaggaggagcaGAAGCTGCGCAGAGACGCAGACAGACTCCGAGAGCAGCTGCACAAGCTCCAGACGGAGTCAcatgacacacagacacacacacagcagctcCAGAAGCAGCTCACACACGCCACGCAgcagctgcacacacacacg GAGCAGGTGAAACAGGAAGTGGCTGCGCGTGAAGAGGCCGAGAGCAGGACGCGGCAGATACAGGAAGAGCTGGAGCAGatcaggagagagagagatgcgcTGAGAGTGGACCGAGCGCTGGAGCAg ACACGGTTCGAGGCGCAGAAGTCTCAGATGGAGGCGGAGTTTCGTCTGTCGTTAGAGCGGCAGATCAATGAGAGACTGACGGCCATACAGGAGGAGAAcgcaacacacaacacacaactACGACAACAACACCG GAAGCAGTTGCTGGATCTGAGTGCGCGGCACGAGCGGGAGCTGGCGGCTCAGCTGGATCAGTTCAGAACACAGTTACAGGAGAAAGATGATAAACTGCAGCATCTCACACACAGCTACCAACACAA actgTCAGAGATGCAGGAAGAGCTGGTTTCCATGGCGGCGTCTAAAAGGAAGCTGGAGACTCAGAGGGAGGAGCTTGTGTCCCGCCTGCAGGGAATGATGCGCTCCCATTGGGCGGAGGCTTTGAGGCTGTTGACCAATCAGGAGCAG atggaGAGTTTTTTATCACCCGTCTCTCAGCGGGAAGCGTCCAAAACATCCTCTTCTCCTCCTAAAAGTGACACGCATGCGTCAG CTCCGCAGGCCGTGGTTCTGCACCTGTCCAGAGAGAAAGAGCGAGGGATGAGATCAGAGGAGCGAGAGACAAGAGCGCAGAGAGAAACAAGCTCACACTCGGAGTTTGGACTGTTGAACTGCAGCGCTTCATTCTGTCCACTGGAGCCAGTGCTGGAGCACACGGATAtgacag cGCTCAGTGACTGCAGTGGATTGTGGGTCAGGCCTGCGTTCTCAGAGAATGAAACGATGAAAgagaggaacgaggagacgagagAAGCTCAAATGAAGCAGATTCTCAGTCTGAATCACAGTCAGTGTGAATCCAATCAGATCAGAGTGATACAGAAGCAGAGCCACGCCCCCACAGACGCACGGACCAATCACAGCTCCAGCGCAGATAGTGGGCTGGGCAGGGGCGGGGCTTCTGGACCATGGTACGGTAACGTTTCAGAGAAGGCTCCGCCCATCAGAGATGAAGCTCCGCCCAGCAGGAATGAAGACAGACAGAGTGAGCTGCAGTATTACGTGTCAAAG CTGCTGGAATGCTCCCCCGGCGACCCTGTGGACGAGCCAATCAGAGAGCTTAAACATGAGCCTGAGCGTCACATGAGCGAGCTGAGATCAAAACTGGAGCAGAAACCGGATCAGCGTGACAAACCAGAG GCGTGTGTGTCGTCTCGAAGCGTCCCGAGCAGAAGATCAGTGAGCCGCAGAGGAGGATCTCAGAGAGTCTGGAGATGA
- the cntrob gene encoding centrobin isoform X2: MMSVGRAAAAADDDDALLHQSCVPALTRSWPSSPLSALSSSRQVTARLYSSLQHSREQEVKGHAARQVSFALSSPDLTAVRTTAATPPLLSHRLEDLSLDSTSSHDVIGSEVEGVESEGDGEMDLHLQNSLSRSAQLTSGRKHIEEMENVRTHLQSILRNTPTSADRHDFLAPASQHFLDDSHESDTTSHLLSAGLSVSGVEQLFPRYSRLHADPSGAASELQVLRESLDRERERRKVCEQQVASLHSKVLQFQQQLTLAVAADRKKDIMIEQLDKTLVKVVEGWKRHDQERSEEMKHLQEEKETAERTRNTHKQALSRVEKNLSQVEEKLNQEQKHKQELQKTNKHLEQEERELRLHVEELQQEEQKLRRDADRLREQLHKLQTESHDTQTHTQQLQKQLTHATQQLHTHTVKQEVAAREEAESRTRQIQEELEQIRRERDALRVDRALEQTRFEAQKSQMEAEFRLSLERQINERLTAIQEENATHNTQLRQQHRKQLLDLSARHERELAAQLDQFRTQLQEKDDKLQHLTHSYQHKLSEMQEELVSMAASKRKLETQREELVSRLQGMMRSHWAEALRLLTNQEQMESFLSPVSQREASKTSSSPPKSDTHASAPQAVVLHLSREKERGMRSEERETRAQRETSSHSEFGLLNCSASFCPLEPVLEHTDMTALSDCSGLWVRPAFSENETMKERNEETREAQMKQILSLNHSQCESNQIRVIQKQSHAPTDARTNHSSSADSGLGRGGASGPWYGNVSEKAPPIRDEAPPSRNEDRQSELQYYVSKLLECSPGDPVDEPIRELKHEPERHMSELRSKLEQKPDQRDKPEACVSSRSVPSRRSVSRRGGSQRVWR, from the exons aTGATGTCAGTGGGtcgagctgctgctgctgctgatgatgatgatgctcttcttcatcagtcGTGTGTTCCCGCTCTGACGCGCTCCTGGCCGTCGTCTCCTCTCTCAGCGCTGTCGTCGTCTCGTCAGGTCACCGCACGTCTCTACAGCTCCTTACAGCACAGCCGAGAGcaggaggtcaaaggtcacgcGGCCAG gCAGGTGTCGTTCGCTCTGTCCTCTCCTGATCTCACTGCTGTCAGGACAACCGCAGCCACGCCCCCTCTCCTCTCTCATAGGCTGGAGGACCTAAGCCTGGACTCCACCTCCTCGCATGATGTGATTGGCTCAGAAGTGGAGGGGGTGGAGTCAGAGGGAGATGGAGAGATGGACCTTCATCTGCAGAACAGCCTGAGCAGATCGGCACAGCTGACG agtggCAGGAAGCACATAGAGGAAATGGAGAATGTGAGGACACACTTACAGTCCATACTGAGAAACACACCGACATCAGCGGACAGACAcg ATTTTCTGGCCCCTGCATCACAGCACTTCCTGGATGATTCACACGAGAGCGACACCACATCACACCTGCTCAG tgctGGGTTGTCTGTGAGCGGCGTGGAGCAGCTGTTCCCGCGGTATTCCCGTCTTCATGCAGACCCCAGCGGCGCTGCGTCAGAGCTGCAGGTGTTGAGAGAGAGTCTGGACCGAGAGCGAGAGCGCCGGAAG gTGTGTGAGCAGCAGGTGGCGTCTCTCCACAGTAAAGTTCTTCAGTTTCAGCAGCAGTTAACACTCGCTGTGGCCGCCGACCGCAAGAAAGACATCATGATTGAACAACTCGAcaag acgcTGGTGAAAGTGGTCGAGGGCTGGAAGAGACACGATCAGGAGCGAAGCGAGGAGATGAAACACCTGCAGGAGGAGAAGGAGACGGCAGAGAGAACACGCAACACACATAAACag gCTCTGTCTCGTGTCGAGAAGAATCTCTCTCAGGTAGAAGAAAAACTAAACCAGGAGCAGAAACACAAGCAGGAGCTGCAGAAGACCAACAAACACCTg GAGCAGGAGGAGCGTGAGCTGCGTCTGCATGTGGAGgagctccagcaggaggagcaGAAGCTGCGCAGAGACGCAGACAGACTCCGAGAGCAGCTGCACAAGCTCCAGACGGAGTCAcatgacacacagacacacacacagcagctcCAGAAGCAGCTCACACACGCCACGCAgcagctgcacacacacacg GTGAAACAGGAAGTGGCTGCGCGTGAAGAGGCCGAGAGCAGGACGCGGCAGATACAGGAAGAGCTGGAGCAGatcaggagagagagagatgcgcTGAGAGTGGACCGAGCGCTGGAGCAg ACACGGTTCGAGGCGCAGAAGTCTCAGATGGAGGCGGAGTTTCGTCTGTCGTTAGAGCGGCAGATCAATGAGAGACTGACGGCCATACAGGAGGAGAAcgcaacacacaacacacaactACGACAACAACACCG GAAGCAGTTGCTGGATCTGAGTGCGCGGCACGAGCGGGAGCTGGCGGCTCAGCTGGATCAGTTCAGAACACAGTTACAGGAGAAAGATGATAAACTGCAGCATCTCACACACAGCTACCAACACAA actgTCAGAGATGCAGGAAGAGCTGGTTTCCATGGCGGCGTCTAAAAGGAAGCTGGAGACTCAGAGGGAGGAGCTTGTGTCCCGCCTGCAGGGAATGATGCGCTCCCATTGGGCGGAGGCTTTGAGGCTGTTGACCAATCAGGAGCAG atggaGAGTTTTTTATCACCCGTCTCTCAGCGGGAAGCGTCCAAAACATCCTCTTCTCCTCCTAAAAGTGACACGCATGCGTCAG CTCCGCAGGCCGTGGTTCTGCACCTGTCCAGAGAGAAAGAGCGAGGGATGAGATCAGAGGAGCGAGAGACAAGAGCGCAGAGAGAAACAAGCTCACACTCGGAGTTTGGACTGTTGAACTGCAGCGCTTCATTCTGTCCACTGGAGCCAGTGCTGGAGCACACGGATAtgacag cGCTCAGTGACTGCAGTGGATTGTGGGTCAGGCCTGCGTTCTCAGAGAATGAAACGATGAAAgagaggaacgaggagacgagagAAGCTCAAATGAAGCAGATTCTCAGTCTGAATCACAGTCAGTGTGAATCCAATCAGATCAGAGTGATACAGAAGCAGAGCCACGCCCCCACAGACGCACGGACCAATCACAGCTCCAGCGCAGATAGTGGGCTGGGCAGGGGCGGGGCTTCTGGACCATGGTACGGTAACGTTTCAGAGAAGGCTCCGCCCATCAGAGATGAAGCTCCGCCCAGCAGGAATGAAGACAGACAGAGTGAGCTGCAGTATTACGTGTCAAAG CTGCTGGAATGCTCCCCCGGCGACCCTGTGGACGAGCCAATCAGAGAGCTTAAACATGAGCCTGAGCGTCACATGAGCGAGCTGAGATCAAAACTGGAGCAGAAACCGGATCAGCGTGACAAACCAGAG GCGTGTGTGTCGTCTCGAAGCGTCCCGAGCAGAAGATCAGTGAGCCGCAGAGGAGGATCTCAGAGAGTCTGGAGATGA
- the si:ch1073-228j22.2 gene encoding SPRY domain-containing SOCS box protein 2 isoform X1 — protein sequence MNGERSGAEPARALTEVDVLLRSDWMGLTLCCLLKDGGPKKHHKSRSAFCPFSVAPPIRLAVLLDTPPVAPGNPRSQWSSTHLSPNLKVCPSGGRVSRARVEQSSDAVRGAVGTATGLHIWEVLWEEQQRGSHALLGVSTHKCTLQASGYMALIGGDSCSWGWELSTNQLWHDGKAGRRYPGGGARGILSVPDRVLVVVDADAGTLGYVVEDRYLGVAFHDLPKGAELFPAVSCVWGGAQICIRYLCGTTRDPPALEALSRLSARRALGGAGPRSRTLSLPAALQRLLLDTHSTSTAEERH from the exons ATGAACGGCGAACGGAGCGGAGCGGAGCCAGCGCGCGCACTCACG GAAGTTGATGTTCTTCTGCGATCTGATTGGATGGGTCTCACACTGTGCTGCTTGCTGAAGGACGGCGGTCctaaaaaacatcataaatccCGATCAGCCTTCTGTCCGTTTTCTGTAGCCCCGCCCATTCGCCTGGCTGTGCTTTTAGACACGCCCCCCGTCGCCCCTGGAAACCCACGGTCGCAGTGGAGCTCCACCCACCTGTCGCCCAATCTGAAGGTGTGTCCGTCGGGGGGGCGTGTCTCTCGTGCCCGTGTGGAGCAGAGCAGCGATGCGGTCCGTGGCGCGGTCGGCACGGCAACGGGGCTCCATATATGGGAGGTGCTGTGGGAGGAGCAACAGAGAGGAAGCCACGCCCTACTGGGCGTGTCCACACACAAATGCACCCTTCAGGCCTCGGGCTACATGGCGTTAATAGGCGGAGACTCGTGTTCCTGGGGCTGGGAGCTCTCAACCAATCAGCTCTGGCATGATGGGAAGGCGGGGAGGCGGTACCCTGGGGGCGGAGCCAGGGGCATCTTAAGTGTTCCTGATCGTGTGTTAGTGGTGGTGGACGCAGACGCAGGGACGCTGGGATACGTGGTGGAGGACCGCTATCTGGGCGTCGCCTTCCACGACCTCCCCAAAGGGGCGGAGCTTTTCCCTGCGGTGAGCTGCGTTTGGGGAGGAGCTCAAATCTGCATACGCTACCTGTGTGGCACGACAC GAGACCCACCTGCTCTGGAGGCTCTGAGCCGTTTATCTGCGCGGCGGGCCCTCGGAGGGGCCGGGCCCCGGAGCCGGACGCTGTCACTCCCAGCTGCTCtacagcgcctcctgctggacacacacagcacaagcACCGCAGAGGAACGGCACTGA
- the si:ch1073-228j22.2 gene encoding SPRY domain-containing SOCS box protein 2 isoform X2 translates to MGLTLCCLLKDGGPKKHHKSRSAFCPFSVAPPIRLAVLLDTPPVAPGNPRSQWSSTHLSPNLKVCPSGGRVSRARVEQSSDAVRGAVGTATGLHIWEVLWEEQQRGSHALLGVSTHKCTLQASGYMALIGGDSCSWGWELSTNQLWHDGKAGRRYPGGGARGILSVPDRVLVVVDADAGTLGYVVEDRYLGVAFHDLPKGAELFPAVSCVWGGAQICIRYLCGTTRDPPALEALSRLSARRALGGAGPRSRTLSLPAALQRLLLDTHSTSTAEERH, encoded by the exons ATGGGTCTCACACTGTGCTGCTTGCTGAAGGACGGCGGTCctaaaaaacatcataaatccCGATCAGCCTTCTGTCCGTTTTCTGTAGCCCCGCCCATTCGCCTGGCTGTGCTTTTAGACACGCCCCCCGTCGCCCCTGGAAACCCACGGTCGCAGTGGAGCTCCACCCACCTGTCGCCCAATCTGAAGGTGTGTCCGTCGGGGGGGCGTGTCTCTCGTGCCCGTGTGGAGCAGAGCAGCGATGCGGTCCGTGGCGCGGTCGGCACGGCAACGGGGCTCCATATATGGGAGGTGCTGTGGGAGGAGCAACAGAGAGGAAGCCACGCCCTACTGGGCGTGTCCACACACAAATGCACCCTTCAGGCCTCGGGCTACATGGCGTTAATAGGCGGAGACTCGTGTTCCTGGGGCTGGGAGCTCTCAACCAATCAGCTCTGGCATGATGGGAAGGCGGGGAGGCGGTACCCTGGGGGCGGAGCCAGGGGCATCTTAAGTGTTCCTGATCGTGTGTTAGTGGTGGTGGACGCAGACGCAGGGACGCTGGGATACGTGGTGGAGGACCGCTATCTGGGCGTCGCCTTCCACGACCTCCCCAAAGGGGCGGAGCTTTTCCCTGCGGTGAGCTGCGTTTGGGGAGGAGCTCAAATCTGCATACGCTACCTGTGTGGCACGACAC GAGACCCACCTGCTCTGGAGGCTCTGAGCCGTTTATCTGCGCGGCGGGCCCTCGGAGGGGCCGGGCCCCGGAGCCGGACGCTGTCACTCCCAGCTGCTCtacagcgcctcctgctggacacacacagcacaagcACCGCAGAGGAACGGCACTGA